The Panacibacter microcysteis genome includes a window with the following:
- a CDS encoding helix-turn-helix domain-containing protein, producing MNKSLLNIRTHLQQRTLQQVVENRTAYTLDHTELCIYETREKAFEVGLRFDIPMLASMITGKKIMHIEEKPAFEFLPGQSVVLTPKKTCYIDFPEATDTTPTECLTLAIAPEKITAFCERLNEKCTLPDAQQQWSYNATGSQFVNDIMINQLLNRLILICTENNTAKDFFANLVLQELVVRLMQSNQKNTLLDNHKIYKTNNRFAHVVEYIQQHLQDNITVKTLSRQAYMSEPHFFRCFKQQFGMSPVEFINEQRIKAARMMLRAADISISEISFACGFNNLNYFLRMFKRHTGLTPAQYRKSMLI from the coding sequence ATGAATAAGTCATTGCTCAACATCCGTACGCACCTGCAGCAACGTACACTACAGCAGGTGGTAGAAAACCGTACTGCTTACACGCTCGATCATACAGAGCTATGCATTTATGAAACACGCGAAAAAGCTTTCGAGGTAGGCTTGCGCTTCGACATACCGATGCTTGCAAGCATGATCACCGGTAAGAAGATCATGCACATAGAAGAAAAACCTGCATTTGAGTTTTTACCTGGGCAGAGCGTGGTATTAACGCCAAAGAAAACATGTTATATAGACTTTCCTGAAGCTACTGACACCACCCCTACAGAATGCCTTACGCTTGCTATAGCACCGGAAAAAATTACTGCTTTCTGTGAACGACTCAATGAAAAATGTACGTTGCCTGATGCACAGCAACAATGGAGTTATAATGCCACAGGCAGCCAGTTTGTAAACGATATAATGATTAACCAGTTGCTTAACCGGCTCATTTTAATATGCACAGAAAATAACACTGCCAAAGATTTCTTCGCCAATCTCGTGCTGCAGGAACTCGTGGTACGTTTAATGCAGTCAAATCAAAAAAACACATTGCTCGATAATCATAAAATTTATAAAACCAATAACCGGTTTGCACATGTAGTAGAATACATCCAGCAACATTTGCAGGATAACATTACCGTAAAAACGCTAAGCCGCCAGGCTTATATGAGCGAACCACATTTCTTCCGTTGCTTTAAGCAACAATTTGGCATGTCTCCTGTAGAGTTCATCAATGAGCAACGCATCAAAGCGGCCAGGATGATGCTGCGTGCCGCAGATATCAGTATCTCCGAAATCAGTTTTGCCTGTGGTTTCAACAACCTCAATTACTTTCTGCGTATGTTTAAAAGGCATACAGGCCTTACACCAGCGCAATACCGTAAATCGATGCTCATCTAA
- a CDS encoding CoxG family protein, whose amino-acid sequence MQLTGNHTVNASPAKVWALLMDTDTLARIVPGVQKLERIEGNSFKSTLGVKLGPVSASFNGNLEMEDVQEEKGFTLKVQQNSKVGNASAAIKIDLKPVADNQTEVAFDGDVKLSGMLASMGQRVVGGVANTLSKQFFTNMEKELA is encoded by the coding sequence ATGCAGCTTACAGGAAACCACACAGTAAATGCTTCGCCGGCTAAAGTATGGGCATTGTTAATGGATACAGATACGCTTGCCCGCATTGTACCGGGAGTTCAAAAACTTGAACGGATAGAAGGCAATTCTTTTAAATCTACGCTTGGCGTGAAACTCGGTCCGGTAAGTGCTTCATTTAACGGCAACCTGGAAATGGAAGATGTACAGGAAGAAAAAGGATTTACATTAAAAGTGCAGCAAAACAGTAAGGTTGGTAATGCCAGTGCTGCTATAAAAATTGATTTGAAGCCTGTTGCGGATAACCAGACAGAAGTAGCTTTTGACGGCGACGTAAAATTATCCGGCATGCTTGCAAGCATGGGCCAGCGGGTGGTAGGCGGCGTTGCCAATACCCTGAGCAAACAATTCTTTACCAATATGGAGAAAGAACTCGCTTAG
- a CDS encoding vWA domain-containing protein translates to MMQRHTSLSANIVQFCRFLRTKNFSLGVEEETAILTALQCINYQNKDVFRVALKTLCCRSRQQLKEFDALFTQYWKELAEAVDAKIKTQQQQSAKSTAKDASFKSLKAWLNGNKSDEQEEVASYSVNENLSKKNFADVTGDEMEELMRTIKALSRRLAAQINRRYEKENRINLPDLRRTLRKNMRRGGELLELAFKKPKQNRTKLVVICDVSRSMELYAAFLLQFMYAFQHVYKRTETFAFSTSLQHITQLLKQHDFTAAMRLLGDKNEGWSGGTRIGKSLSAFVKDYANRYLDKKSIVIIMSDGWDTGDIELLQQSMQTIQYKSKKVIWLNPLAGYADYKPHVAGMKAALPFTTVFAPVHNAESLKSLSKWL, encoded by the coding sequence ATGATGCAACGGCACACCTCGCTATCGGCCAACATCGTGCAGTTTTGTCGCTTCCTGCGTACAAAAAATTTCTCCCTTGGTGTAGAGGAAGAAACAGCCATACTAACCGCCTTGCAATGCATAAATTACCAAAACAAAGATGTTTTCAGGGTTGCGCTTAAAACGCTCTGCTGCCGCAGCAGGCAACAGTTAAAAGAATTCGACGCACTCTTCACGCAGTACTGGAAAGAGCTGGCAGAAGCAGTAGATGCCAAAATAAAAACGCAACAGCAACAAAGCGCTAAAAGCACGGCAAAAGACGCCTCATTCAAATCACTGAAAGCCTGGCTTAATGGCAACAAGAGCGATGAGCAGGAAGAAGTAGCCTCTTACAGCGTTAATGAAAATTTATCGAAGAAAAATTTTGCAGACGTTACGGGCGATGAAATGGAAGAACTGATGCGCACCATAAAAGCCTTGTCACGCAGGTTAGCCGCACAAATCAACCGGCGCTACGAAAAAGAAAACCGTATAAACCTTCCCGATCTGCGCAGAACACTTCGCAAAAATATGCGCCGGGGCGGAGAATTATTAGAACTCGCTTTTAAAAAGCCCAAACAAAACCGCACGAAGCTGGTGGTAATATGCGATGTAAGCCGGTCAATGGAATTATATGCCGCGTTCCTGCTCCAGTTTATGTACGCATTTCAGCATGTGTATAAACGCACAGAAACATTTGCATTCAGCACTTCTTTACAGCACATTACCCAATTGTTGAAGCAACACGATTTTACTGCAGCCATGCGCCTGCTGGGTGATAAAAATGAAGGCTGGAGCGGGGGTACAAGAATTGGCAAAAGCCTCAGCGCTTTTGTAAAAGATTATGCCAACAGGTACCTGGATAAAAAAAGCATCGTCATCATCATGAGCGATGGCTGGGATACCGGCGATATTGAGCTGTTGCAACAAAGTATGCAAACCATACAATACAAAAGCAAAAAAGTAATATGGTTAAACCCTCTTGCCGGTTACGCAGATTATAAACCACACGTTGCAGGCATGAAGGCGGCACTTCCCTTTACAACTGTATTTGCACCTGTACACAACGCAGAAAGCCTTAAAAGCTTAAGTAAATGGCTCTAA
- a CDS encoding (2Fe-2S)-binding protein, with protein sequence MSVKIHVKVNGVSYAHDVEPRLLLVHYLRDVLRLTGTHVGCDTSSCGACTIHFDGRATKSCTMLAVQADGGEITTIEGLAGNNELHPLQEGFKECHGLQCGFCTPGMIMTSADLLQHNPQPTEEAIRVALEGNLCRCTGYHNIVKAVQFAADKMTTTQNVKEEATV encoded by the coding sequence ATGAGTGTCAAAATTCATGTAAAGGTCAATGGGGTGAGTTATGCTCATGACGTTGAACCACGATTGCTGCTTGTTCATTATTTACGCGATGTATTGCGCCTTACAGGCACCCATGTTGGTTGTGATACCAGCAGTTGCGGTGCATGTACCATTCATTTTGATGGCAGGGCCACCAAAAGCTGCACCATGCTTGCAGTACAGGCAGATGGGGGTGAAATAACCACCATTGAAGGACTTGCCGGCAACAATGAACTGCACCCTTTGCAGGAAGGCTTTAAAGAATGCCATGGTTTGCAGTGTGGTTTTTGTACGCCTGGTATGATCATGACCTCGGCAGACCTGTTGCAGCACAACCCGCAGCCCACAGAAGAAGCAATACGCGTGGCCCTGGAAGGCAATCTTTGCCGCTGCACAGGCTACCACAACATTGTAAAAGCTGTGCAGTTTGCGGCTGATAAAATGACCACCACACAAAATGTAAAAGAGGAGGCTACTGTATGA
- a CDS encoding xanthine dehydrogenase family protein molybdopterin-binding subunit → MSTNGWIGKSVKRVEDKRFITGRGNYTDDIVLPKQTYACFVRSPYAHAKILNVDTAAARAMPGVVAIYTGADVADVNGVPCGWQVNFKNGDTMKEPKHPLLVADKARHVGDAVAIVIAESYEQAVDAAEAVMVDYEELPCVVDAKKATEAGAPLVHDEAPGNTCYDWALGNPIEEVNAAIDASAHVTTLEFVNQRMIPNAMEPRSYNSSYDAFNDKYVLYTSTQNPHLIRLLMCAFVLGIPEHKVRVVGPDVGGGFGSKIFHYTEEALLTWCTKQIGRPVKWTSTRSEAFLMDAHGRDHVTKAEMGFDAEGKITALRIKTYANLGAYLSTFSTCVPTYLHGTLLQGLYTTPKINVDVTGTFTNTTAVDAYRGAGRPEATYLLERMLDLAAHEMNVDPAELRFKNFIPPFDGVTQPGYQTQVALQYDSGNYHGVLEKGLQMLGYQDFRRAQKEALNNGHLLGVGISTYIEACGIAPSAVVGSLGCRAGLFEVGQVRVQPTGKVSVYTGSHSHGQGHETTFAQVVADKLGIAMEDVEIVHGDTESVAFGMGTYGSRSLAVGGSAIMKSIEKIVEKGKKIAAHKLEASEGDIDFADGKFTVKGTDKSVAFGDVALTAYVPHHYPAGLEPGLDFSSFYDPANFTYPFGCHIAVVEVDKETGKVKLQRFVAVDDVGNIINPMIVEGQIHGGLVQGIGQALFEGAEYDENGQLTNGSYMDYCMPRADDVPFFETANQVTPCPHNPLGVKGAGEAGCIGSTPAVVNAVIDALWSGGHKVKDIRMPLTSERVWRAMQ, encoded by the coding sequence ATGAGCACAAATGGATGGATCGGAAAATCCGTAAAACGGGTAGAAGACAAAAGATTTATTACCGGCCGTGGTAATTATACAGACGACATTGTATTGCCAAAGCAAACGTATGCATGTTTTGTACGCAGCCCTTATGCGCATGCAAAAATTCTGAACGTGGATACCGCTGCAGCCAGGGCCATGCCGGGTGTTGTTGCTATATACACAGGCGCAGATGTGGCAGATGTAAACGGGGTGCCATGTGGCTGGCAGGTAAACTTCAAAAATGGCGATACCATGAAAGAGCCTAAGCACCCGTTGCTGGTTGCAGATAAGGCAAGGCATGTTGGTGATGCGGTTGCCATAGTAATAGCAGAATCTTATGAACAGGCTGTAGACGCTGCCGAAGCTGTTATGGTAGATTATGAAGAACTGCCTTGTGTGGTAGATGCAAAAAAAGCAACAGAAGCAGGTGCGCCGCTTGTGCATGACGAAGCACCCGGTAATACATGTTACGACTGGGCACTGGGCAACCCTATAGAAGAAGTAAATGCAGCCATTGACGCATCGGCACACGTAACCACGCTTGAATTTGTAAACCAGCGTATGATACCAAATGCCATGGAGCCCCGCAGTTACAACAGCTCTTACGATGCATTCAACGATAAATACGTGCTGTATACGAGTACACAAAACCCTCATCTCATCCGTTTGCTGATGTGCGCATTTGTGCTGGGTATACCGGAACATAAAGTAAGAGTGGTTGGGCCTGATGTAGGCGGAGGTTTCGGCAGCAAAATCTTTCACTACACCGAAGAAGCATTGCTTACGTGGTGTACCAAACAAATAGGCAGGCCGGTAAAATGGACATCTACAAGAAGCGAAGCTTTTTTAATGGATGCACATGGCCGCGACCACGTAACAAAAGCCGAAATGGGTTTTGATGCCGAGGGAAAAATTACGGCATTGCGTATAAAAACATATGCAAACCTGGGTGCATACCTTTCCACATTCAGCACCTGTGTGCCTACTTATTTGCATGGTACATTGTTACAGGGTTTATACACTACACCAAAGATCAATGTAGATGTTACCGGAACCTTTACCAATACTACTGCTGTAGATGCTTACCGCGGTGCCGGCCGGCCCGAAGCTACTTATTTGCTGGAGCGCATGCTGGATCTTGCAGCACATGAAATGAATGTTGACCCTGCCGAATTAAGATTCAAAAACTTTATACCGCCATTCGATGGTGTTACGCAACCCGGCTACCAGACACAGGTGGCCTTGCAGTACGACAGCGGTAATTACCACGGCGTGCTCGAGAAAGGGCTGCAGATGCTCGGCTACCAAGATTTTCGCCGCGCACAGAAAGAAGCGCTGAACAATGGCCATTTGTTAGGCGTGGGTATCTCTACATATATAGAAGCATGTGGTATAGCACCATCAGCAGTGGTGGGGTCGTTGGGTTGCCGTGCTGGCTTATTCGAAGTAGGACAGGTACGGGTGCAGCCTACCGGCAAGGTAAGTGTGTATACCGGTTCGCACTCGCATGGCCAGGGCCACGAAACAACCTTTGCACAGGTGGTTGCTGACAAACTGGGTATAGCCATGGAAGACGTGGAAATAGTACATGGCGATACGGAAAGCGTGGCATTTGGCATGGGTACTTATGGTTCCAGGAGTCTTGCTGTTGGCGGATCTGCCATTATGAAGAGTATTGAGAAAATTGTAGAAAAAGGTAAGAAAATTGCCGCGCACAAGCTGGAAGCAAGCGAAGGCGACATTGATTTTGCCGATGGAAAGTTCACAGTAAAAGGCACCGATAAGTCAGTTGCCTTTGGCGATGTGGCGCTTACCGCTTATGTGCCACATCACTATCCTGCAGGCCTGGAGCCGGGGCTTGATTTCAGTAGCTTTTATGACCCTGCAAACTTTACTTACCCGTTTGGTTGCCATATAGCCGTTGTGGAAGTGGACAAAGAAACTGGTAAGGTAAAACTGCAGCGTTTTGTGGCGGTAGATGATGTGGGTAATATCATTAACCCGATGATCGTGGAAGGGCAGATACACGGTGGTCTTGTGCAGGGTATTGGCCAGGCATTGTTCGAGGGCGCCGAATACGATGAGAACGGGCAGCTTACCAATGGTTCTTACATGGACTATTGTATGCCGCGGGCAGATGATGTGCCGTTCTTCGAAACCGCCAACCAGGTTACCCCTTGTCCGCATAACCCGCTTGGTGTAAAAGGTGCAGGAGAAGCAGGTTGCATAGGTTCTACACCAGCGGTTGTAAATGCGGTGATCGACGCCTTGTGGAGTGGCGGTCATAAAGTAAAGGATATTCGTATGCCGCTTACCTCTGAAAGGGTGTGGCGGGCCATGCAGTAA
- a CDS encoding DUF7009 family protein, protein MKLRFENNTVRIRIRKSELVHLKEHNNITEAVSFPVKAFTYALQIADVKEITPVLSESNLLIQIPVVKASAWIDSDEVGLYHLVDIDNDEALEVMIEKDFPCKERPDEDKTDTFTELAAQKGTRNNC, encoded by the coding sequence ATGAAACTCCGTTTCGAAAACAATACTGTACGCATTCGCATACGCAAGTCAGAACTGGTGCATTTAAAGGAACATAACAACATTACTGAAGCCGTTTCCTTTCCAGTTAAGGCTTTTACTTACGCATTACAAATTGCAGATGTAAAAGAGATCACACCCGTGTTATCAGAAAGCAACCTGCTTATTCAAATTCCTGTTGTTAAAGCCAGCGCATGGATCGACAGTGATGAAGTGGGGTTATATCACCTGGTAGATATTGATAACGATGAAGCGCTTGAAGTAATGATTGAAAAAGATTTCCCGTGCAAGGAAAGACCAGATGAAGACAAGACTGATACATTTACGGAGCTTGCAGCACAAAAAGGTACACGTAATAATTGTTAG
- a CDS encoding XdhC family protein, whose translation MKEIKSIAAAYNEVDFSVTKAALATVARVEGSSYRRAGARMLVLDNGNYFGGISGGCLEGDALRRAQKAIAQNKPSIITYDTTQDDGAQIGVGLGCNGIIDVLFTPLQYNDKTNPVELLSTVTETRESKIIVTITGANQHDLLGRTILYSTNEQFMNEFPVQPLASKVLEDIHRAHSKQSSSTVTYEDAGIKLFIEVILPVMHLVLYGGGYDVYPMARIARELGWNVTVVTNISKAGKALFSTATQVLHNNGTEQPVIDAYTAVVLMAHDYKTDFANMLQMLATATGYIGMLGPRKRTQKMFDALAAGGRALGEQNLQRIFSPAGLDIGAATPEEIALSICAEIRSVFAGRKGTSLRFREGTIYGN comes from the coding sequence ATGAAAGAAATAAAGTCAATAGCAGCAGCATATAACGAAGTAGATTTCTCAGTTACAAAAGCAGCACTGGCTACGGTTGCCCGGGTAGAAGGATCGTCATACAGGCGCGCAGGCGCCAGGATGCTGGTGCTCGATAATGGTAATTATTTTGGTGGTATCAGCGGTGGTTGCCTGGAAGGTGATGCATTGCGCAGGGCGCAAAAAGCCATTGCCCAAAACAAGCCATCTATCATTACTTACGATACCACCCAGGACGACGGCGCCCAGATCGGCGTGGGTCTTGGCTGCAACGGCATCATTGATGTATTGTTCACTCCGTTACAATACAACGATAAAACAAACCCGGTAGAACTCCTTAGTACAGTTACCGAAACAAGAGAATCAAAAATTATCGTTACCATCACAGGTGCAAACCAGCATGACCTGCTTGGCAGAACGATATTATACTCCACTAATGAGCAATTTATGAACGAATTTCCTGTTCAGCCGCTTGCCTCAAAAGTGCTGGAAGACATTCATCGTGCTCATTCAAAACAATCATCCTCCACTGTCACTTATGAAGACGCAGGAATAAAACTTTTTATAGAAGTTATTTTGCCTGTTATGCACCTTGTTTTATACGGCGGCGGGTATGATGTTTATCCCATGGCAAGAATTGCACGGGAACTGGGCTGGAATGTTACCGTGGTTACAAATATCAGCAAAGCAGGCAAAGCACTTTTTTCCACGGCTACACAGGTGCTGCACAATAACGGCACAGAGCAGCCTGTCATTGATGCATACACTGCCGTTGTTTTAATGGCGCACGACTATAAAACTGATTTTGCCAATATGCTGCAGATGCTTGCAACAGCAACCGGTTATATCGGCATGCTTGGCCCGCGTAAGCGCACGCAAAAAATGTTCGATGCGCTGGCTGCCGGGGGTCGTGCTTTAGGCGAACAAAACTTACAGCGTATCTTTAGCCCCGCAGGCCTGGATATTGGCGCAGCAACGCCCGAAGAAATTGCACTGTCCATCTGTGCAGAGATCAGGAGCGTATTTGCAGGCAGAAAGGGTACCAGCCTGCGTTTTCGTGAGGGAACAATTTACGGTAACTAA
- the moaA gene encoding GTP 3',8-cyclase MoaA has protein sequence MLTDNHGRKINYVRLAVTDRCNLRCFYCMPEHGLDWLSRNELMSYEEMMRICSILVKMGVEKIRITGGEPFVRKDIMQFLTALSKLNGLQHLTLTTNGVLTAPHVPELKKIGVQSVNLSMDTLDRNKFFTITKRDELPAVLDTLEQLIRHNIDVKINAVVMDGKNIDDIIPLVELTKNLPVSVRFIEEMPFNGEGNHYSHLHWHYMRILRKIEEQFPAIQKLQDAPNSTSYNYHIPGHLGNVGIIAAYSRTFCGTCNRIRLTPQGMLKTCLYDDGVLNVRDLMRSNLQDDAVANALTDALHHRAKDGFEAERLRKEKMPAHESMATIGG, from the coding sequence ATGCTTACAGATAACCACGGAAGAAAAATAAATTATGTTCGTCTTGCTGTAACAGACCGCTGCAACCTGCGCTGTTTTTATTGCATGCCGGAACATGGGCTCGACTGGCTTTCACGCAACGAACTTATGAGCTACGAAGAAATGATGCGCATCTGTTCCATACTGGTAAAAATGGGCGTAGAAAAAATTCGCATTACCGGCGGAGAGCCTTTCGTACGAAAAGATATCATGCAGTTTCTTACGGCACTGTCAAAGCTTAACGGCTTGCAACATCTTACACTTACAACAAACGGTGTGCTTACGGCACCGCATGTTCCCGAATTAAAAAAAATCGGTGTACAATCTGTTAACCTGAGTATGGACACGCTCGACCGCAATAAATTTTTTACCATTACAAAACGCGATGAACTACCCGCAGTACTCGATACACTGGAGCAGCTCATCAGGCACAACATCGACGTTAAGATCAACGCGGTGGTGATGGATGGTAAAAACATAGACGACATTATACCACTGGTTGAACTCACTAAAAACCTGCCGGTAAGTGTACGGTTTATCGAGGAAATGCCTTTCAACGGAGAAGGCAACCACTACTCGCACCTGCACTGGCATTACATGCGCATACTCCGGAAAATAGAGGAACAATTCCCCGCCATACAAAAGCTGCAGGATGCACCAAACAGCACGTCGTATAACTATCATATACCCGGCCACCTGGGCAATGTTGGTATCATCGCGGCATATTCAAGAACTTTTTGCGGCACCTGCAACCGCATTCGTTTAACGCCGCAGGGCATGCTCAAAACATGTTTATACGATGATGGTGTTTTAAACGTACGGGATCTCATGCGCAGTAACCTGCAGGATGATGCTGTTGCAAATGCACTGACAGATGCTTTGCATCACCGTGCAAAAGATGGCTTTGAGGCAGAACGTTTGCGTAAAGAAAAAATGCCGGCGCATGAAAGTATGGCAACGATTGGCGGTTGA
- the fdhD gene encoding formate dehydrogenase accessory sulfurtransferase FdhD — MKSTTTLHIHKYKQQQHFYTTDMLIEELPLQIVVEHGSKDNRVQEELSVTMRTPGNDEDLVRGFLFCEGFINNAADIAAMEIAPADNNKITIKLQPSITFTTGGKKRNFVAAASCGFCGKTNAAEMLEQSYAPLSTAFTIPAAMLYKLPSLFSTSQNLFSQTGGSHAVVLTDSTLSLLHLSEDVGRHNATDKLIGKMLAAHQLPLQHNIMLFSGRLGYELVQKALKAGVPMVCSIGAPTSLAIEIAARNGMTVVGFLKENTFNIYCGEERILQS, encoded by the coding sequence ATGAAGTCCACCACAACACTGCATATTCATAAATACAAACAACAACAGCATTTCTATACAACAGACATGCTGATAGAAGAATTACCGCTGCAAATAGTGGTTGAGCATGGCAGCAAAGATAACCGCGTGCAGGAAGAACTTTCCGTAACCATGCGCACACCCGGCAATGATGAAGACCTGGTTCGTGGTTTCCTTTTTTGCGAAGGTTTCATCAACAACGCAGCAGATATTGCTGCAATGGAAATTGCACCTGCAGATAACAACAAGATCACCATAAAACTGCAGCCTTCGATTACGTTTACTACCGGTGGCAAAAAAAGAAACTTTGTAGCGGCAGCTTCCTGCGGATTTTGTGGCAAAACAAATGCAGCAGAAATGTTGGAGCAATCTTATGCGCCACTTAGCACAGCATTTACCATTCCTGCAGCAATGCTCTACAAGCTGCCTTCATTGTTCAGCACATCTCAAAATCTCTTTTCCCAAACAGGCGGTTCGCATGCCGTGGTATTAACTGACAGCACGCTAAGTTTGTTACACCTATCTGAAGATGTTGGCAGGCATAATGCTACAGATAAGCTGATTGGCAAAATGCTGGCCGCTCATCAATTACCGCTGCAACACAATATCATGTTGTTTAGTGGCAGGTTGGGTTACGAGCTTGTGCAAAAAGCACTAAAGGCCGGCGTTCCAATGGTATGTTCTATTGGCGCACCTACCAGCCTCGCTATAGAAATTGCCGCCCGCAATGGCATGACTGTTGTTGGATTTCTAAAAGAAAACACTTTTAATATTTACTGCGGGGAAGAGCGAATCCTGCAGTCATAA
- a CDS encoding AAA family ATPase, which translates to MIQLNDIKQMLLQQGYITDDSVVMSVYLSLQLNKPLLIEGPAGVGKTEIAKVMAKALQTELIRLQCYEGLDATHALYEWNYQRQLLHLKMTEHADQTIDEKEQTIFGDTFLMKRPLLQAITQNKKTVLLIDEIDRSDEEFESFLLEVLSEWQITIPEIGTIRASNIPQVILTGNRTRELSEALRRRCLYLYIDYPDFEKEYLIVKSRNKDIDAKLAEQVTRFMQQLRTMKLEKTPGIAETLDWATALAALHIDHLDKDIIGQTLGVIVKDWRDTRNVQMSLSELMEKTGIISKIDVA; encoded by the coding sequence ATGATACAGTTGAATGATATCAAACAAATGCTGTTGCAGCAAGGCTATATAACAGATGATTCTGTAGTAATGTCTGTATACTTATCCCTGCAGTTAAATAAACCATTACTGATAGAAGGGCCCGCAGGTGTGGGTAAAACTGAAATTGCCAAAGTAATGGCAAAAGCATTGCAAACAGAGCTCATCCGCCTGCAATGCTACGAAGGGCTTGATGCAACGCATGCATTATACGAATGGAATTATCAGCGCCAGTTACTGCACTTAAAAATGACAGAACACGCAGACCAGACCATTGATGAAAAAGAACAAACAATTTTTGGTGATACATTCCTTATGAAACGGCCACTCTTACAGGCTATTACACAAAACAAAAAAACGGTTTTACTCATCGATGAAATAGACCGCAGTGATGAAGAATTCGAAAGCTTCCTGCTCGAAGTGCTCAGCGAATGGCAGATAACTATACCTGAAATCGGCACCATCCGTGCCAGCAATATTCCACAGGTAATCCTTACAGGTAACAGAACAAGAGAACTGAGTGAAGCTTTACGCAGGCGCTGCCTTTACCTCTACATCGATTACCCCGATTTTGAAAAGGAATACCTGATTGTTAAAAGCCGCAACAAGGATATTGACGCAAAACTTGCAGAACAGGTTACGCGGTTCATGCAGCAACTACGCACAATGAAGCTGGAAAAAACACCGGGCATAGCAGAAACACTTGACTGGGCAACTGCGCTTGCAGCTTTGCATATCGATCACCTGGATAAAGATATTATCGGGCAAACATTAGGCGTAATAGTTAAAGATTGGAGAGATACACGAAATGTGCAAATGTCCCTCAGCGAACTGATGGAAAAAACAGGCATCATTTCAAAAATCGATGTGGCATGA